The Channa argus isolate prfri chromosome 22, Channa argus male v1.0, whole genome shotgun sequence genome has a window encoding:
- the rnf167 gene encoding E3 ubiquitin-protein ligase RNF167: MAHLGVWCTRAQLSVPMLVFCSILLSSPTHAYIYAHYKNLTTLLLEDLPAFFGSPLPGDGLMGFLVLSHPLNGCTAINPPPPLPPFYDANITNFIVLIKRYDCNFDIKVLHAQQAGYNAAIVYNVDSDTLLNMNYSNETIAEEIEIPSVFTSAYAAQILRKVIIPERGAYVILKPEFAFPLSYYLIPFTGVVGMVIIVMCVILIIRCVQYRKRLRKNRLSKEQLKRIPIHKFRKGDRYDVCAICLDEYEEGDKLRVLPCSHAYHCKCVDLWLTQTKKTCPVCKQRVTRNNPEHSESDSEEENEGRGEEERTEGEPDTERTPLLRPSNPGSPSGSPAAYSATTNTITAQCLASPVHCDSPIVGYEGYYSPQKDTDSESEDAGEDMHQTDDDTAQLIGRDRVEI; this comes from the exons ATGGCTCACCTTGGTGTGTGGTGCACAAGAGCTCAGCTGAGTGTCCCTATGCTGGTTTTCTGCAGCATACTGCTTTCATCACCAACACATGCCTATATCTATGCT CATTATAAAAATTTGACCACCTTGTTGTTGGAGGACCTCCCTGCCTTTTTTGGATCCcctcttcctggggatggactAATG GGGTTTTTGGTGTTGTCCCATCCTCTTAATGGCTGCACAGCAATAAATCCGCCTCCTCCACTGCCACCATTTTATGATGCCAACATTACTAATTTCATCGTTCTCATCAAACGCTATGATTGCAATTTTGATATAAAG GTCTTGCATGCACAGCAGGCTGGATATAATGCTGCAATTGTTTACAATGTGGACTCAGACACTCTGCTCAATATGAACTACAGCAATG AAACTATTGCAGAGGAGATTGAAATCCCTTCTGTCTTTACCAGCGCCTATGCTGCTCAAATTCTCAGAAAAGTTATAATCCCAGAACGAGg GGCTTACGTGATCCTCAAGCCGGAGTTTGCCTTTCCACTCTCATACTACCTTATTCCCTTCACTGGAGTTGTTGGCATGGTCATTATTGTTATGTGTGTAATTTTG ATAATTCGATGCGTACAGTACAGAAAGAGGCTGAGAAAAAATCGTTTGTCAAAGGAACAACTTAAACGGATTCCAATCCACAAGTTCAGGAAAG GGGATCGCTATGATGTCTGCGCCATCTGTCTGGATGAGTATGAAGAAGGAGACAAGCTGCGAGTTCTACCCTGTTCGCATG ccTACCATTGCAAGTGTGTAGACCTGTGGCTCACACAGACCAAGAAGACCTGTCCTGTGTGCAAACAGCGTGTCACTCGGAACAACCCAGAGCACTCAGAGTCTGATTCTGAGGAGGAGAATGAAGGACGTGGGGAGGAGGAAAGAACAGAGGGTGAACCAGACACTGAGCGCACTCCTCTGCTTCGGCCCTCTAACCCAGGGTCCCCCTCAGGGAGCCCAGCGGCCTATTCAGCTACTACCAACACCATTACTGCCCAGTGCCTCGCCTCCCCTGTACACTGTGACTCACCCATCGTGGGTTATGAAGGCTACTACTCCCCACAAAAGGACACAGACTCAGAAAGTGAAGATGCAGGAGAGGACATGCACCAAACTGATGATGACACTGCTCAGCTAATTGGTAGGGATAGAGTTGAGATCTGA